The DNA region CGTAAAGTATGCCGTGTGTCAGTAACTGAAACATCACTTTCAGAAACTTATTGATACACGCCACAATCGCGACCTTATGAGGCTTTCTCTGAGGTTGCGTTTTTAATTTGTAATAATAGTCTACTAAATGATTAGGTTTTCCTTTTGCCATAAGCATCGTACAAATCATAAAAAATAAAATCTTCCGTAGCTTCTTATTTCCTCGTTTATTAATACGATCACGGTATTGTGTATTGCCAGATTGATAGCGCATAATATCGATGCCAACGTAAGCGTTCAGTTGTTTCGCGTTTTTAAATCGGCGAATATCACCTAGTTCGCCAATAAGTCTGCATGCTGTTGTATCACCAATCCCTGGAAAGGAGCGTAATACGGTATATTCCTTTCTTCCTTCAGACATCATAACCATCTGTTTCACAAGCTGGTCTTTCTTTTCCATTAAATCCGCAATACGTCGGGCATAATCGCCTACTTGATTACAACGAATATCCGTTGGTTCAATGGCAGGATATGAATTTTTCGCAGCTTCTAATAACACGATGGCTTTTTTCTCTGCACGTTCTAGTGAAAGATTTTTACGTGTATTACTTTTTAAACGATTTTTAATAATTGTCTTTGACTGAGCTAATAAAAGTGCTGGATGTGGATACAATTGCACAAAATTTAAAAATAGCGCTGAACTCGGTGTAATAAGTCGTTCCAACTCTGGAAATGAAAGATGTAAAATGGCATGCATACGATTGCGTAAAAGAATAAGTTCTTCTTCAATCTCGTCATAATAACGAGTAATCGCCCGCATCTGTTCATAATATTCATTCTGCACATACGTCGTTTCACGTTCTAATTTAAAGTGGGTTTTCGCTAACTCATGGGCATCGCTAATATCGGTTTTGTTTCGACGCATTGAAGCCATTT from Neobacillus sp. FSL H8-0543 includes:
- a CDS encoding IS110 family transposase, which encodes MKHVISLDVSKGKSTIAIYDGYRQCEFEGELYHTRIDFEQLHLRIKEITALDGQAPEIVFEATGVYSKSVEKFLRDHGHTYCRMNPLEANLQMASMRRNKTDISDAHELAKTHFKLERETTYVQNEYYEQMRAITRYYDEIEEELILLRNRMHAILHLSFPELERLITPSSALFLNFVQLYPHPALLLAQSKTIIKNRLKSNTRKNLSLERAEKKAIVLLEAAKNSYPAIEPTDIRCNQVGDYARRIADLMEKKDQLVKQMVMMSEGRKEYTVLRSFPGIGDTTACRLIGELGDIRRFKNAKQLNAYVGIDIMRYQSGNTQYRDRINKRGNKKLRKILFFMICTMLMAKGKPNHLVDYYYKLKTQPQRKPHKVAIVACINKFLKVMFQLLTHGILYDYESALPAQKS